GTACTTCGCGTTGTTGAAAGGACATGGTGCTGCTCCCGGAGTGGCTGAGGGTGCAGCCACTCTAGGAGGGTCACGCGCGGCTGAAATCCCGCTTCTTGCCTGGCTATTCGCCACGCCGCGGGCGCGGCCTCACAGGGTATCGAGCGGGATCTTGAGATAGGAAATACCGTTGCTTTCGGGCGGCGGCTTGTGACCGGCGCGCATGTTGATCTGGACCGACGGCAGGATCAGCACCGGCACCGCCAGCGTCGCATCGCGCGCCGCGCGCAGCTTGACGAATTCGGCCTGCGTGATGCCCTCGTGCACGTGCACGTTGTGCTTGCGCTCCTCGCGCACGGTGGTCTGCCACAGGTGATGGTCGCGCGTCGGCGTCAGGTAGTCGTGGCACATGAACAGGTGCGTGTCGTCCGGCAGGCCGAGGATCTTGTGGATGGAGCGATAGAGCTCGGCCGCGTCGCCGCCCGGGAAGTCGCAGCGCGCCGTGCCGTAGTCAGGCATGAACAGCGTGTCGCCGACGAAACAGACGTCGCCCATCACGAAACTCACGCAGGCCGGCGTGTGGCCAGGGGTGTGCAGCACCTGGGCGTCGAGCGCGCCGATGGCGAAGCGTTCACCGTCCTTCAACAA
The window above is part of the Pseudomonadota bacterium genome. Proteins encoded here:
- a CDS encoding MBL fold metallo-hydrolase; this encodes MQARVHGIFDPATYTISYVVAEPTGDHCAIIDSVLDYDPKSGRTSTHSADALLAYIAAERLTVDWILETHAHADHVSAAQYLKSKVGGKVAIGEHITRVQAGFKRLFNEDERFATDGSQFDHLLKDGERFAIGALDAQVLHTPGHTPACVSFVMGDVCFVGDTLFMPDYGTARCDFPGGDAAELYRSIHKILGLPDDTHLFMCHDYLTPTRDHHLWQTTVREERKHNVHVHEGITQAEFVKLRAARDATLAVPVLILPSVQINMRAGHKPPPESNGISYLKIPLDTL